Proteins encoded by one window of Serratia nevei:
- a CDS encoding ABC transporter permease → MKIAKERGLTRLRRGLTVFAGLLLLWWLAAQSGIPAFLLPTPSAVAQALWDGRGYLAWHTLVTASEIVSGLALGVLLGAALALCMIFSPRLQRWLMPLVLTSQAIPVFALAPLLVLWFGFGMSAKVAMAVLVIFFPVVSAFFDGLRRVNNDYLDLARTMRASRWAQLRHVRLMAALPAFGSGLRMAAAVAPIGAIIGEWVGSAEGLGYVMLNANARMQTDVCFAALFILVLMTVLLWAAVDALLRRLIAWAPEND, encoded by the coding sequence ATGAAGATTGCCAAAGAGCGTGGGCTTACCCGCCTGCGGCGTGGGCTGACGGTGTTTGCCGGCCTGCTGCTGCTGTGGTGGCTGGCGGCGCAAAGCGGCATTCCGGCCTTTCTGCTGCCCACGCCGAGCGCGGTGGCGCAGGCGCTGTGGGACGGGCGCGGCTACCTCGCCTGGCACACGCTGGTCACCGCTTCGGAGATCGTCAGCGGGCTGGCGCTGGGTGTGCTGCTCGGCGCGGCGCTGGCGCTGTGCATGATCTTCTCGCCGCGCCTGCAACGCTGGCTGATGCCGCTGGTGCTCACCAGCCAGGCGATACCGGTGTTCGCCCTGGCGCCGCTGCTGGTGCTGTGGTTCGGCTTCGGCATGAGCGCCAAGGTGGCGATGGCGGTGCTGGTGATTTTCTTCCCGGTGGTATCGGCCTTTTTCGACGGGCTGCGCCGGGTCAACAACGACTATCTCGATCTGGCGCGCACGATGCGCGCTTCGCGCTGGGCGCAGCTGCGGCACGTGCGGCTGATGGCGGCGCTGCCGGCCTTCGGCTCCGGCCTGCGCATGGCCGCCGCCGTCGCGCCGATCGGCGCCATCATCGGCGAATGGGTCGGCTCGGCCGAAGGGCTGGGCTACGTGATGCTGAACGCCAACGCGCGCATGCAGACCGACGTCTGCTTCGCCGCGCTGTTTATTTTGGTGCTGATGACCGTGCTGCTGTGGGCTGCGGTGGATGCGCTGCTGCGGCGCCTGATCGCCTGGGCGCCGGAAAACGACTGA
- a CDS encoding transporter substrate-binding domain-containing protein, which translates to MQTIPAAVLDDLAPQGVLRAAINYGNPVLAQAGAGGKPQGASVELAAALAQELGVALELVTYDAAGKVFADLDSGAWNLAFMAIEPVRAAQIAFSEPYVIIEGTYLVANDAPYFEVAQLDRPEVRIAVGQGAAYDLFLSRTLQQAQLVRAATSAEAIALFFERGLEAAAGVRQPLLAAAAAHPGYRVLEGHFTAIRQAMAVPRQKTQGATYVNDFIERCKANGLVKAALQRSGQGEVTVAPPAASA; encoded by the coding sequence ATGCAGACGATTCCCGCCGCGGTACTCGACGATCTGGCCCCGCAAGGCGTGTTGCGCGCGGCGATCAACTACGGCAATCCGGTGCTGGCACAGGCCGGGGCCGGTGGCAAACCGCAAGGCGCTTCGGTGGAGCTGGCCGCCGCGCTGGCCCAGGAACTGGGCGTGGCGCTCGAACTGGTCACCTATGACGCGGCGGGCAAGGTGTTCGCCGACCTGGACAGCGGCGCCTGGAACCTGGCGTTTATGGCCATCGAGCCGGTGCGCGCGGCGCAGATCGCCTTCAGCGAGCCCTACGTGATCATCGAGGGAACCTATCTGGTGGCGAACGACGCGCCTTACTTTGAGGTGGCGCAGCTCGACAGGCCGGAGGTGCGCATCGCGGTCGGCCAGGGGGCGGCGTACGATCTGTTTTTATCGCGCACGCTGCAGCAGGCGCAGCTGGTGCGGGCGGCAACCTCCGCCGAGGCGATCGCGCTGTTTTTCGAACGGGGGCTGGAGGCGGCGGCCGGCGTGCGCCAGCCGCTGTTGGCCGCTGCGGCCGCCCATCCCGGCTACCGGGTGCTGGAGGGGCACTTCACCGCCATCCGGCAGGCGATGGCGGTGCCGCGGCAAAAAACTCAGGGCGCCACCTACGTGAACGATTTTATCGAGCGCTGCAAGGCCAACGGGTTGGTGAAGGCGGCCTTGCAGCGCAGCGGCCAGGGCGAGGTGACGGTGGCGCCACCGGCCGCCTCGGCGTGA
- a CDS encoding SDR family NAD(P)-dependent oxidoreductase, whose product MSRIFITGSVDGLGRAAAQTLLDEGHQVILHAREPGRLDAVRDLLDRGAQAAIGDLSDVQQIRQLAEQVNRLGRPDAVIHNAGMFTGPQVMPVNVIAPYLLTALIERPKRIVYLSSSMHFDGVPELNGVDWLGGAAGSYSDSKLFVTALAAAVARLWPDVISSAVDPGWVPTKMGGADAPDDLALGHVTQAWLVTSDEPQVLASGGYWHHQQRFDPHAAVHDEAFQTALLAQLARAGGVNLPQA is encoded by the coding sequence ATGTCACGCATTTTCATTACCGGTTCGGTAGACGGGCTGGGCCGCGCCGCCGCGCAAACGCTGTTGGACGAAGGGCATCAGGTGATTTTGCATGCGCGTGAGCCCGGCCGTTTGGACGCGGTGCGCGATCTGCTGGATCGCGGTGCGCAGGCGGCGATCGGCGATCTGTCCGATGTGCAGCAGATCCGGCAGCTTGCCGAGCAGGTCAATCGCCTCGGCCGCCCGGACGCGGTGATCCACAACGCCGGTATGTTTACCGGGCCGCAGGTGATGCCGGTGAACGTGATTGCGCCTTACCTGCTGACGGCCCTGATCGAACGCCCCAAGCGTATCGTCTACCTGAGCAGCAGCATGCACTTTGACGGCGTGCCGGAACTGAACGGCGTAGACTGGCTCGGCGGCGCTGCGGGCTCCTATTCGGACAGCAAGCTGTTCGTCACCGCGCTGGCCGCCGCCGTGGCGCGCCTGTGGCCTGACGTGATCAGCAGCGCGGTCGATCCCGGCTGGGTGCCGACCAAAATGGGCGGCGCGGATGCGCCCGACGATCTGGCGCTGGGGCATGTGACGCAGGCGTGGTTGGTGACCAGCGATGAGCCGCAGGTCCTGGCGTCCGGCGGCTATTGGCACCATCAGCAACGGTTCGATCCCCACGCGGCGGTGCACGACGAGGCGTTTCAAACGGCGCTGCTGGCGCAGTTGGCGCGCGCCGGCGGGGTGAACCTGCCGCAGGCTTGA
- a CDS encoding AMP nucleosidase gives MSYAPPRSGLSADQALDQLEALYDAAVDALRQAVGDFISHGTLPDAQARAAGLFVYPELRVSWDGQQSGPSKTRAFGRFTHPGSYSTTVTRPQLFRHYLAEQLAMLEHDYAAHIEVAPSQQEIPFPYVIDGSSLALDRSMSAGIAQHFPTTELAQIGDETADGLYHTTDNHFPLSHFDALRADFSLARLRHYTGTPVEHFQPFVLFTNYTRYVDEFVRWACAQIADPASPYIALSSAGGTYITPETSAPEQAVSDLAWKNHQMPAYHLISRTGQGITLINIGVGPSNAKTICDHLAVLRPSAWLMIGHCGGLRESQSIGDYVLAHAYLRDDHVLDAVLPPDIPIPSIAEVQRALYDATKMVSGMPGEEVKQRLRTGTVVTTDDRNWELRYSASARRFNLSRAVAVDMESATIAAQGYRFRVPYGTLLCVSDKPLHGEIKLPGQANRFYEGAISEHLQIGICAIDLLRAEGDRLHSRKLRTFNEPPFR, from the coding sequence ATGAGCTATGCCCCACCTCGCAGCGGCCTCAGCGCCGATCAGGCACTCGATCAACTGGAAGCCCTGTATGACGCCGCGGTAGACGCGCTGCGTCAGGCGGTCGGCGACTTTATCAGCCACGGCACGCTGCCGGATGCGCAGGCGCGCGCCGCCGGGCTGTTCGTGTATCCCGAACTGCGCGTCAGCTGGGACGGGCAGCAATCCGGCCCGAGCAAAACCCGCGCCTTCGGCCGCTTCACCCATCCCGGCAGCTACAGCACCACCGTGACCCGGCCGCAGCTGTTCCGCCACTATCTGGCCGAACAGCTGGCGATGCTGGAGCACGATTACGCCGCCCATATCGAAGTGGCGCCGTCGCAGCAGGAGATCCCGTTCCCTTACGTGATCGACGGCTCCAGCCTGGCGCTCGATCGCTCGATGAGCGCCGGCATCGCGCAGCATTTCCCCACCACCGAGCTGGCGCAGATCGGTGACGAAACCGCCGACGGCCTGTACCACACCACCGACAACCATTTCCCGCTGTCGCATTTCGATGCGCTGCGCGCGGATTTCTCGCTGGCGCGGCTGCGGCACTACACCGGCACGCCGGTGGAGCACTTCCAGCCGTTCGTGCTGTTCACCAACTACACCCGCTATGTGGATGAGTTCGTGCGCTGGGCCTGCGCGCAAATCGCCGATCCGGCCAGCCCGTACATCGCGCTCTCCAGCGCCGGCGGCACCTACATCACGCCGGAAACCAGCGCGCCCGAACAGGCGGTGTCCGATCTGGCGTGGAAAAACCACCAGATGCCGGCCTATCACCTGATTTCGCGCACCGGCCAGGGCATCACGCTGATCAACATCGGCGTCGGCCCCTCCAACGCCAAAACCATCTGCGATCACCTGGCGGTGCTGCGCCCGAGCGCCTGGCTGATGATCGGCCACTGCGGCGGCCTGCGCGAAAGCCAGTCGATCGGCGACTATGTGCTGGCCCACGCCTATCTGCGCGACGATCACGTGCTGGATGCGGTGCTGCCGCCGGATATTCCGATCCCGAGCATCGCCGAGGTGCAGCGCGCCCTGTACGACGCCACCAAGATGGTCAGCGGCATGCCCGGCGAAGAGGTCAAACAGCGCCTGCGCACCGGCACCGTGGTCACCACCGACGACCGCAACTGGGAGCTGCGCTATTCCGCTTCGGCGCGGCGCTTCAACCTCAGCCGCGCGGTGGCGGTCGACATGGAGAGCGCCACCATCGCCGCTCAGGGTTACCGCTTCCGGGTGCCGTACGGCACGCTGCTGTGCGTCTCCGACAAACCGCTGCACGGCGAAATAAAACTGCCGGGCCAGGCCAACCGCTTCTATGAAGGGGCGATCTCCGAGCACCTGCAGATCGGCATCTGCGCCATCGATCTGCTGCGCGCCGAGGGCGACCGCCTGCACTCGCGCAAGCTGCGCACCTTCAACGAACCGCCGTTCCGATAA
- the nac gene encoding nitrogen assimilation transcriptional regulator NAC, which translates to MNFRRLKYFVKIVDIGSLTQAAEVLHIAQPALSQQLATLEGELKQQLLIRTKRGVQPTEAGNILYAHAQTILRQCEQAQSAVNSAGQAMSGQVSLGLASGSTAAQLALPLLQSLRDQQPGILLSLHENSGAALAGQVANQTLDMAMVYGAKMPAGLHAIALMREDLYLVATRAVPHPGNSVELLDVARLNLFLPREGDAVRNQLEEAMALRKLAVNVVGEIESSGALSAAIAGGLGATVLPESVARAMIGPAKAWMARINAPTMSVPLALCMSGQQALSAPALLVKDILLSIAGGRSQEKRALALVR; encoded by the coding sequence ATGAATTTCAGACGTCTGAAGTACTTCGTGAAAATCGTTGATATCGGCAGCCTGACCCAGGCGGCGGAGGTGTTGCACATCGCCCAGCCGGCGCTCAGCCAGCAGCTGGCGACGCTGGAGGGGGAGCTGAAACAACAGCTGCTGATCCGCACCAAGCGCGGCGTACAGCCGACCGAGGCCGGCAATATTCTCTATGCCCACGCGCAGACCATTCTGCGCCAGTGCGAGCAGGCGCAGAGCGCGGTCAACAGCGCCGGGCAGGCGATGAGCGGCCAGGTGTCTCTCGGGTTGGCGTCGGGCAGCACCGCGGCGCAGCTGGCGCTGCCGCTGTTGCAGAGCCTGCGCGATCAGCAGCCGGGCATCCTGCTTAGCCTGCATGAGAACAGCGGCGCGGCGCTGGCCGGGCAGGTGGCCAACCAGACGTTGGACATGGCGATGGTCTACGGCGCCAAGATGCCCGCCGGGCTGCACGCCATCGCACTGATGCGGGAAGATCTCTATCTGGTGGCGACGCGTGCGGTGCCGCATCCCGGCAACAGCGTCGAGCTGCTGGACGTGGCGCGGCTGAACCTGTTCTTGCCGCGCGAGGGCGATGCGGTGCGCAATCAGCTGGAAGAGGCGATGGCGCTGCGCAAGCTGGCTGTCAACGTGGTGGGGGAGATCGAATCCTCGGGCGCGCTGAGCGCCGCGATCGCCGGCGGGCTGGGGGCGACCGTGCTGCCGGAATCGGTGGCACGCGCGATGATCGGCCCGGCCAAGGCCTGGATGGCGCGCATCAATGCGCCGACGATGTCGGTGCCGCTGGCGCTGTGCATGTCGGGCCAACAGGCGCTGTCCGCCCCGGCGCTGCTGGTCAAAGACATTCTGCTGTCGATCGCCGGCGGCCGCAGCCAGGAGAAACGCGCGCTGGCGCTGGTGCGTTGA
- the opgB gene encoding phosphatidylglycerol--membrane-oligosaccharide glycerophosphotransferase yields the protein MVLAVVSFVLFLASILIYRTRAAANRWWFAILLTLLGSYLVLNVILIASNYFTGDGITDAVIYTVTSSLKGAGISKYVLPFIGLLAALGLIFAVLARSLLRRKAKGSSVAYSVVAVLLALFSVGTTPAFQDISLLVKSQIVGDTADFTTYYKAPKKTVQGKRPNLVYIYAESLERTYFDTELFPGLADELNALRTDSIDFSNTQQLPGTGYTIAGMVASQCGIPLFAPFDGNASSAVSTFYPENVCLGDVLKAAGYSNYFYQGAELAFAGKDTFLKSHGFDHVYGFKELREQVADPSYKNDWGWYDDSVLDVVYGKFVELSRQRQPFSLFTLTVDTHHPDGFISAGCSKKSYAWQNKENRSLSAVACSQQHIAALIGKIKRSPYFSNTVIVVSSDHLAMNNTAYDILTKQKRRNLFFIIDGTRPLAEQRNEKRSTLDNGATVLDVMGGDNYIGLGRSSLSAPSLSTVFLNIEEKINGWKPAVINQWGLPNRISDYSVDTRQRSFSFSGVTYKVPFILRVGDNRIEPMFNVYLSTPLRKQLAGLGAGEKFVWVDKCYEIGRVWAPQLALSTDICVASGTLASPPQIVQASGERFRGKVSFTAPAADSVADYQNAVARLQVDDAAMKYRADSIEFMLPGLPEQVKAITGVSGVEEWGRWSDANLAPAVDIDYVDPLPKRFDLVLRARAYGNNVGEPISVRVGDEERFVSLGEQDSTVTLRFDNPRGAQKISITPPAPTEPKESASGGFTPKKLGIGLVSLKVEAADPAS from the coding sequence ATGGTTTTAGCAGTCGTTTCGTTTGTTCTCTTTTTGGCGTCGATTTTGATTTATCGCACCCGGGCCGCCGCCAACCGCTGGTGGTTCGCCATTCTGCTGACGCTGCTCGGCAGCTATCTGGTGCTGAACGTCATCCTGATCGCCAGCAACTACTTCACCGGCGACGGCATCACCGACGCGGTGATTTACACCGTCACCAGCAGCCTCAAAGGCGCGGGCATCAGCAAATACGTGCTGCCGTTTATCGGCCTGCTGGCGGCGTTGGGACTTATCTTCGCGGTGCTGGCCCGCAGCCTGCTGCGCCGCAAGGCCAAAGGCAGCAGCGTGGCCTACAGCGTCGTCGCCGTGCTGCTGGCGCTGTTCTCGGTCGGCACCACCCCGGCGTTTCAGGACATCTCGCTGCTGGTCAAGAGCCAGATCGTCGGCGATACCGCCGATTTCACCACCTACTACAAGGCGCCGAAAAAGACCGTACAGGGCAAGCGGCCGAACCTGGTGTACATCTATGCCGAGAGTCTGGAGCGCACCTACTTCGATACCGAGCTGTTTCCCGGCCTGGCCGACGAGCTGAACGCCCTGCGCACGGACAGCATCGATTTCAGCAACACCCAGCAGCTGCCGGGCACTGGTTACACCATCGCCGGCATGGTCGCCTCGCAGTGCGGCATTCCGCTGTTCGCGCCCTTCGACGGCAACGCCTCCAGCGCGGTCTCCACCTTCTACCCGGAGAACGTCTGCCTGGGCGACGTGCTGAAGGCCGCCGGCTACAGCAACTATTTCTATCAGGGCGCCGAGCTGGCGTTCGCCGGTAAAGACACCTTCCTGAAATCCCACGGCTTCGACCACGTTTACGGCTTCAAAGAGCTGCGCGAACAGGTCGCCGATCCGAGCTACAAAAACGACTGGGGCTGGTACGACGACAGCGTGCTGGACGTGGTGTACGGCAAGTTCGTCGAGCTGTCCAGGCAGCGCCAACCGTTCTCGCTGTTTACCCTGACCGTCGACACCCATCACCCAGACGGCTTTATCTCCGCCGGCTGCAGCAAAAAGAGTTACGCCTGGCAGAACAAGGAAAACCGCTCGCTGAGCGCGGTGGCCTGCAGCCAGCAACACATCGCCGCGCTGATCGGCAAGATCAAACGCTCGCCCTATTTCAGCAATACCGTGATCGTGGTGTCCTCCGATCATCTGGCGATGAACAACACCGCCTACGATATCCTGACCAAACAGAAGCGCCGCAACCTGTTCTTTATCATCGACGGCACCCGGCCGCTGGCGGAGCAGCGCAACGAGAAGCGCAGCACGCTGGACAACGGCGCCACGGTGCTGGACGTGATGGGCGGCGACAACTACATCGGCCTCGGCCGCAGCAGCCTGTCGGCGCCGTCGCTGTCTACGGTGTTCCTGAACATCGAAGAGAAGATCAACGGCTGGAAACCGGCGGTGATCAACCAGTGGGGCCTGCCGAACCGCATCAGCGACTACAGCGTGGATACGCGCCAGCGCAGCTTCAGCTTCTCCGGCGTCACCTACAAAGTGCCGTTTATCCTGCGGGTGGGCGATAACCGCATCGAACCGATGTTCAACGTCTACCTTTCCACCCCGCTGCGCAAACAGCTGGCCGGGCTGGGCGCGGGGGAAAAATTCGTCTGGGTCGATAAATGCTATGAGATCGGCCGGGTCTGGGCGCCGCAGCTGGCGCTAAGCACCGACATCTGCGTGGCCTCCGGCACCCTGGCCTCACCGCCGCAGATCGTGCAGGCCAGCGGCGAACGCTTCCGCGGCAAGGTGAGCTTTACCGCCCCGGCGGCGGACAGCGTCGCCGATTATCAAAACGCCGTTGCTCGCCTGCAGGTGGACGACGCGGCGATGAAGTACCGGGCGGACAGCATCGAGTTCATGCTGCCCGGCCTGCCGGAGCAGGTGAAGGCCATCACCGGCGTTTCCGGCGTCGAGGAGTGGGGCCGCTGGTCCGACGCCAACCTGGCGCCGGCGGTCGACATCGATTACGTCGATCCGCTGCCGAAGCGCTTCGATCTGGTGCTGCGCGCCCGCGCCTACGGCAATAACGTCGGCGAACCGATTTCGGTGCGCGTCGGCGACGAAGAGCGCTTCGTGTCGCTCGGCGAACAGGACAGCACCGTCACCCTGCGCTTCGACAACCCGCGCGGCGCGCAGAAGATCAGCATTACCCCGCCGGCCCCCACCGAGCCGAAAGAGAGCGCCAGCGGCGGCTTTACGCCGAAGAAGCTGGGCATCGGCCTGGTGTCGTTGAAGGTCGAGGCGGCCGACCCCGCCTCCTGA
- the tenA gene encoding thiaminase II has product MSITTLFESGLYGRLRQQAGSHWQDYVDHPFLQQLAAGTLPERAFRRYLTQDYLFLLHFARAYALLVSKLRTLPEMRAATASLNGIVAELPLHVAYCAEWGLSEAQIAAQPEAAETMNYTRYVLDIGHAGDALDLLAGLLPCVAGYAEIGLRLLHDPATKMEGNPYASWIRNYGDEGYLAGVRAAIELLETVGHQRGAPGRLTELAQIFTTATQLESAFWQMGLNAS; this is encoded by the coding sequence ATGTCCATCACCACCCTGTTCGAAAGCGGTCTTTACGGCCGGCTGCGCCAACAAGCCGGCAGCCACTGGCAGGACTACGTCGATCACCCGTTTCTGCAGCAGCTGGCCGCCGGCACCTTGCCCGAACGCGCTTTTCGCCGCTACCTGACCCAGGACTACCTGTTCCTGCTGCACTTCGCCCGCGCCTACGCGCTGCTGGTCAGCAAGCTGCGCACCCTGCCGGAGATGCGCGCCGCCACGGCGTCGCTCAACGGCATCGTCGCCGAACTGCCGCTGCACGTCGCCTACTGCGCCGAATGGGGGCTGAGCGAAGCGCAAATCGCCGCCCAGCCGGAAGCGGCGGAGACCATGAACTACACCCGTTACGTGCTGGATATCGGCCATGCCGGCGACGCCCTCGATCTGCTGGCCGGCCTGCTGCCCTGCGTGGCCGGCTATGCCGAAATCGGCCTGCGGCTGCTGCACGACCCCGCCACCAAAATGGAGGGCAATCCTTACGCCTCCTGGATCCGCAACTACGGTGACGAGGGCTATCTGGCCGGCGTGCGCGCTGCCATCGAGCTGCTCGAGACCGTCGGCCACCAGCGCGGCGCACCAGGTCGCCTCACCGAGCTGGCGCAGATTTTTACCACCGCCACCCAGTTGGAATCGGCATTTTGGCAGATGGGGCTGAACGCCTCATGA
- a CDS encoding ABC transporter ATP-binding protein has translation MTSPLLPPGIQVRDLSLRFGQQIVFDRLSFDIVGGSFVALLGASGAGKTSLLKIIAGLERATSGTVTGSDGLPIAGRIAYMGQKDLLYPWLTVEENVALGSRLRGEVTDRAWVAHLLERVGLAAHGRSLPAALSGGMRQRAAIARTLYERQPIVLMDEPFSALDAITRAEIQSLAAELLAQNTVLLITHDPMEACRLSHRLLVLSPWPLGLDDTHRISGQPPRAPDDADLLKSQAELLQQLVRAAQ, from the coding sequence ATGACCTCCCCGCTTCTCCCGCCCGGCATCCAGGTGCGGGATCTCAGCCTGCGTTTCGGTCAGCAAATCGTCTTCGACCGGCTGAGCTTCGACATCGTCGGCGGCAGCTTCGTCGCCCTGCTCGGCGCCAGCGGCGCCGGCAAAACCAGCCTGCTGAAGATCATCGCCGGCCTGGAACGGGCGACCTCGGGCACGGTGACCGGCAGCGACGGTTTGCCGATCGCCGGGCGCATCGCCTACATGGGGCAAAAAGACCTGCTCTACCCGTGGCTGACCGTCGAGGAGAACGTCGCCCTCGGCTCGCGGCTGCGCGGCGAAGTGACGGATCGAGCGTGGGTGGCGCATCTGCTGGAGCGCGTGGGCCTGGCCGCGCATGGCCGCAGCCTGCCCGCCGCGCTGTCCGGCGGCATGCGCCAGCGCGCCGCCATCGCCCGCACTCTCTACGAACGCCAGCCGATCGTGCTGATGGACGAACCCTTTTCCGCGCTGGACGCCATTACCCGCGCCGAGATCCAGAGCCTGGCCGCCGAACTGCTGGCGCAAAACACCGTGCTGCTGATCACCCACGATCCGATGGAGGCCTGCCGCCTGAGCCACCGGCTGCTGGTGCTGTCGCCCTGGCCGCTGGGCCTCGACGATACCCACCGCATCAGCGGGCAACCGCCGCGCGCGCCGGATGACGCCGACCTGCTGAAAAGCCAGGCCGAGCTGCTGCAACAGCTGGTGAGGGCCGCGCAATGA
- a CDS encoding LLM class flavin-dependent oxidoreductase, which produces MKKIGFLSFGHWSPSAQSGTRSAADALLQSIDLAVAAEDLGADGAYFRVHHFARQLGSPFPLLAAIGAKTQRIEIGTGVIDMRYENPLYMVEDAGAADLIAGGRLQLGISRGSPEQVIDGWRYFGYAPADGESDADMARRHTEVFLEALRGEGFAEPNPQPMFPNPPGLLRPEPFSAGLRDRIWWGAGSNATAVWAAKLGMHLQSSTLKNDETGEPFHIQQAKQIRAYRAAWQEAGHAHEPRVSVSRSIFALVDQRDRNYFGGGGKEGDQLGYIDAQTRAIFGRSYAAEPDVLIEQLAQDEAIAEADTLLLTVPNQLGVDYNAHVIESILTHVAPALGWR; this is translated from the coding sequence ATGAAAAAGATTGGTTTTCTCTCGTTTGGCCACTGGTCGCCTTCCGCCCAGTCCGGCACCCGTTCCGCAGCGGATGCGCTGCTGCAGTCCATCGATCTGGCGGTTGCCGCCGAAGATCTGGGGGCGGACGGCGCCTATTTTCGCGTACACCACTTTGCACGCCAGCTGGGGTCGCCGTTCCCGCTGCTGGCCGCCATCGGCGCCAAAACCCAACGCATCGAGATCGGCACCGGCGTGATCGACATGCGTTATGAAAATCCGCTGTACATGGTGGAAGACGCCGGCGCGGCGGATCTGATCGCCGGCGGGCGGCTGCAGCTCGGCATCAGCCGCGGCTCGCCGGAGCAGGTGATCGACGGCTGGCGCTATTTCGGCTATGCCCCGGCCGATGGCGAGAGCGACGCGGACATGGCCCGCCGCCATACCGAAGTGTTCCTGGAAGCGCTGCGCGGCGAAGGGTTCGCCGAGCCCAATCCACAGCCGATGTTCCCGAATCCGCCCGGGCTGCTGCGGCCGGAGCCGTTTTCCGCCGGGCTGCGCGATCGCATCTGGTGGGGCGCCGGTTCGAACGCCACCGCCGTCTGGGCGGCGAAGCTGGGTATGCACCTGCAAAGCTCGACGCTCAAGAACGACGAGACCGGCGAACCCTTCCACATCCAGCAGGCCAAGCAGATCCGCGCCTACCGCGCCGCCTGGCAAGAGGCCGGCCACGCGCATGAGCCGCGGGTTTCCGTGAGCCGCAGCATCTTCGCGCTGGTGGATCAGCGGGATCGCAACTACTTCGGCGGCGGTGGCAAGGAGGGCGATCAGCTCGGATATATCGACGCGCAGACCCGGGCGATCTTCGGCCGCAGCTATGCCGCCGAGCCGGACGTGTTGATCGAGCAGCTGGCGCAGGACGAGGCCATCGCCGAAGCGGATACGCTGCTGCTGACCGTGCCTAACCAGCTGGGCGTGGATTACAACGCCCACGTGATCGAATCGATTTTAACCCATGTCGCGCCGGCGCTCGGCTGGCGCTAA
- a CDS encoding ABC transporter substrate-binding protein encodes MIKQTVCGLLLGAAITGQAGAAEKLTLVLDWYINPDHAPIMVAEQIGAFKAEGLDVKIVPPSDPALPPRLVAAKQADLAITYQPQLHFFADQGLPLMRVGTLINTPLNTVIALDKNITSPADLKGKTVGYSVSGIEQATLATMVEHEHLRPQDIKLINVNFQLTSALLAGQVDAVIGGYRNIEALELKLQGKTPVVFNVEDYGVPAYDELIIVAHRDAVNEPKIRKFLAALKQGSDYLHAHPQDTWLAFAKAHPELNTELNKQAWQASLPLFARDPAKLDRARYQAYEQFLFDNKLIKKITPVEQYAVELD; translated from the coding sequence ATGATCAAACAAACCGTTTGCGGGCTGCTGCTCGGCGCAGCCATCACCGGCCAGGCCGGCGCGGCCGAAAAGCTGACGCTGGTGCTCGACTGGTACATCAACCCCGATCACGCGCCGATTATGGTGGCCGAGCAGATCGGCGCCTTCAAGGCCGAAGGGCTGGACGTCAAGATCGTGCCGCCGTCCGATCCGGCGCTGCCGCCGCGGCTGGTGGCCGCCAAACAGGCCGACCTCGCCATCACCTATCAGCCGCAGCTGCATTTCTTCGCCGATCAGGGCCTGCCGCTGATGCGCGTCGGCACGCTGATCAACACGCCGCTGAATACGGTGATCGCGCTGGATAAAAACATCACGTCGCCGGCGGATCTCAAGGGCAAAACAGTGGGTTACTCGGTCAGCGGCATCGAACAGGCGACGCTGGCCACCATGGTCGAACACGAGCACCTCAGGCCGCAGGACATCAAGCTTATCAACGTCAACTTCCAGCTGACCAGCGCCCTGCTGGCGGGCCAGGTCGATGCGGTGATCGGCGGCTACCGCAACATCGAAGCGCTGGAGCTGAAGCTGCAGGGCAAGACGCCGGTGGTGTTCAACGTCGAAGATTACGGCGTGCCGGCCTACGACGAGCTGATCATCGTCGCCCACCGCGATGCGGTGAACGAGCCGAAAATCCGCAAGTTCCTCGCCGCGCTGAAGCAAGGCAGCGACTACCTGCATGCGCACCCGCAGGACACCTGGCTGGCATTCGCCAAAGCGCACCCGGAGCTGAATACCGAGCTGAACAAACAGGCGTGGCAAGCCAGCCTGCCGCTGTTCGCCCGCGATCCGGCCAAGCTGGATCGGGCACGCTACCAGGCTTACGAACAGTTCCTGTTCGACAACAAGCTGATCAAGAAAATCACGCCGGTGGAACAGTACGCGGTGGAGCTGGACTGA